The region GAAAAGGTCCTGGCCAACGGTCCCCACTTCGAGCCGGAGCAACCGCTGCCGACGTTGATCAGCGGCGAGATCGCCCTCACCTCGACCCCGCCGAAGGACGGGAGCGGCGCCCGCGCGCAGGTCGTCCGGCGTCAGCCCGACGGAAGCTGGCCACGCCTGCTCGACCAGCCGGAGTTCGTTACCCCAACCCGCTGAACCACCCGCCACTACGTTGACCCACCTACCGACGCGGCAATGACACCGAGACACCGACAACCGATATGAGAAGCATGATCAGGCTTGCCCTCGGACAGTGGTTACGTCGTTCCGCACCATGGCACTTGGGCATGGCCTGGACACGGGTCGGGCTCCGGCATTTCCTCTGCTGTGGTGTCACACCCGCGAAACATCGGGAGTTCCGCACGGGCGGCGGGCGCCGTGCTGCGGCGTTCCGAGCTCGCGAACCTCCTGGTCGAGGATGTCAGCGCGCACGACCGCGGGCTGGTCCTCAGCCTGCCACGGTCGAAGACGAACCAGCGCGGCGAGGAGCACCAGCTCGTCGTGCTCCCCCGCGCCGGGCGCCGGGCACACTGCCCGGTCACCGCCGGCATCGCCAGCGGGCCGGTGTTCCGCAAGATCAGCCGGGGTAACCGGGTCCTGGGCCGCGCCCTGCACCCCGAGCCGATCAACGACCTGGTCCAGGCCGCGATCGGCCGGTCGACATGCGCCACGGCCGGGAGGCGCAGGTCACCCCCGCCCGTGTCACAGGGAGTCGCGCTACCCCGTCTCAGGAGGTGTAGCCACTCACGACCACGAGGAGCACACCATGGACGCGCGCCTGAACTTCTTCGCCGACCCGACCGCCGGCAAGGTCCTCAAGCACTTCCTGTCGACGGGCCGGATCGTCAAGGACTCGCCGCTGCCGGCCGCCACGCAGGAGCTGGTGGCGCTTCGCGTCAGCCAGATCAACGGCTGTGCCGTCTGCATCGATATGCACACCAAGGAGGCCGCCGCTGCCGGTGAGGCCCCGGTGCGGCTCAACCTGGTCGCGGCGTGGCGGGAGGCCACGGTCTTCACCGAGGCCGAGCGCGCCGCGCTGGAGCTGGCGGAGGAGGGGACCCGGGTCGCGGATGCGGGCACCGGGGTCACCGACGAGGTGTGGGCCTACGCCGGCAAGCACTACGACGAGGAGCAGCTCACCGCGCTGGTGATCGTGGTCTCCTTCATGAACGCGGTGAACCGGCTGAACATCATCTCCCGGCAGCCGGCCGGCGACTACGAGCCCGGGCAGTTCCACTGATCGGCATCGGCCTCGAGGAGGATGCGGTATGGGCAAGGCCGAGGAGTTCGAGGAGCTGCGGCCGTTGCTGTTCTCGATCGCCTACCGGGTCCTGGGCAGCGTGGGTGAGGCCGAGGACGCGGTACAGGAGACCTGGCTGCGCTTCGACGGCTCGGCGACGCGGCCCACGTCGACCAAGGCCTTCCTCTCGGCGACGGTCACGCGGATCTCGATCGACGTGCTCCGTTCCGCGCGGGTGCGGCGGGAGGCGTACGTGGGCTCGTGGTTGCCTGAGCCGCTGCTGAGCGATCCCTACCAGGATCCGGCGCGGTCGGCGGAGCTGGCCGATTCGGTGTCGATGGCGGCGCTGCTGCTGCTGGAGCGGCTCAGCCCGCTGGAGCGGGCGGTGTTCGTGCTGCGGGAGGTGTTCGCCTTCGGGTTCGACGAGGTCGCGGCGGCGGTGGGGCGTTCCGAGTCGGCGTGCCGGCAGCTGCTGGTGCGGGCGAGGCGGCACATGGAGGCCGGGCGGCCGCGCTTCGAAGCGGACCGGCAGGAGCGGCAGGGGCTGGCGGACCGGTTCTTCGACGCGCTGAAGGACGGCGATGTCGGCGGGCTGCAGGACCTGCTCGCCGCCGATGTGCAGCTGGTCGGCGACGGCGGCGGCAGGGCCCCGCAGCTGGCCCGGGCCGTCGCGGGGGCGGAGAACGTCGCCCGGGTGCTGGGCACGGTCTTCCCCTGGCTGATCCGGATCGACGTGTCGTTCGAGCCACAGGAGGTCAACGGCCAGCCCGGCGCGATCTTCCGCGACCGGGACGGCAAGGTGCTCTACGCCCTGGCTCTCGACGTGCTCGACGGGAAGATCCAGACCATCCGCGGGGTGATCAACCCCGACAAGCTCGGCCACATCGGGCCGGTCGCCGACGCCTGGGCCGTCGATCGCGAGGTCAAGCGGACCCGCCGGCAGCCCCACTGACCTGCCAGCCTCACCGCGATGACGTCGCTCCGCGGACACCCGGGTGGGCGTCCCGGGCCCCCGGGACCACGCCCGCGAGGGCGGCGTCAGCTTTGCGCGCCTATCCACAGCTGCGGATCGCCGAAGGCCGTAACCCGCAGCCCAGCGCAGGGCTGATCGACTCCCAGACGGTGAAGGGTGCCGACACTGTCGGGCGCGAGTCCCGCGGTCAGAATGTGGCGATCGGGTTGACCGGGCTGCCGGACGTACCGGCGAAGCGGACCGGCGCGACTGCGAGATGGAAGTCCCACTGGCCGAGCTCGGCAGCCGTCGTCGCGCACACCTCCAGGTCGCAGTTGTCGAGCAGCCACAGACCCATCGCAACGAGGCTCACGGCGTGAACCGGCATCAACACGTCTTCGTACCCCGACGGCTGAACGTCCTGGGGGGTGTCAGCGCCGATCAGCGCGACCTCCCGTTCATGCAGCCACGGCAGGCAGGACGCGTGCCAGCCGGCCTGCGTGAAACCGCTGGCCTCACCGGCCTCGTGCCGGACGCGGCCATAGCCCGTCCGCAGGAGTACCGCATCGCCGGATCGCACCCGCACACCCTGGCGACGCTCGGCCTCCTCGAGATCGTCGGGAAACACTCCCTGCCCCGGTTCCAACCACGGCACATCGCGGACCCTCGCAATGTCCAGCAGGACACCACGCGTGATGATCCCGTTCGCCGCCGCCGTGACGGCCGCCCACGCCGATCCCGTTGCGGCGTCGACCAACGAGTGCGACCGCCCGTTGTACATCGTGCCGTCCCAGAAGATGTGGCACGGCGAGTCGACGTGGGTGAGGGTGTTGCCGTGGAACGTGATGCCGAGCCGCTCGGACGAAAAGCCCCAGCGCCGGTCGGCGCGGAATCCGGGCACCGGCATGTCCTCGGCACCCGGCATGTCGGCGGCGCACGGGCACGTCGTCGTCGACCGCTCCATGTCTTCCGGTACGGCAACCTCCCATGCGCACGACACGCTCCTGCCGTGGCGCACGGCCCGCGCCGCCGCCAGCCGGACGTCGTCGGTGATGTGGTTCAGAGTGCCGAGCTCGTCGTCGTCGTCCCACCGTCCCCAGTTCGACAGCGTGTCGAAGTACCCGAGCACGTCGTCCTGTGTGGGCACCGGCCGCCCTGCCGTCATCCCAGCATCGACTCCCCCGGTCACGCGGTTCGAGGCACCAAGGCTCGCTGAACTGGCATGACACTAGATCAGCGGGCCAGCAGTCGGCCGGTCAGGAGATAAGGGACGGCACACCTGTGGTGCGGTGGCACCGGTAGCCGTTGATATTGCGTGCGAGGTACTGCTGGCGCAGTTACAGAATGACAAAGCTTTGTAAGAGCGTGTTTGAGGAGATCAACTACTGGTGGTGAAGGTGCGTCGCTGCTGGCGGGTGATGGTGTTGATCGCGGCCCAGCGGATCATGGCCTCGGAGATGGCGGGATCGCGTTCGTAGTCACGGCCGGCCTCCGGTCTTCACCTCCGGCAGCAGCGGCTCGATCAGAGCCCCCTGCGCGTCTCTGGTGTCCGAGGGGTACCGGCTGCGTCGTGCCACCCGCCCAGAGTTGATCACACGGCGGGTGAGTCACGCAGATACGCCGATCCTTCTCAAACGCGCTCTCAGCTAGATCACTGCAGGTCAGCCGCCATCGTTTCAGCCGTCCACATTGTTCAATCCGACCTAGGGAGCAGTCAGGATGGCGGGCAAGTTCGAGGTCTACCTGGACCGGGGCGGCAAGTACGAGATTTGATGCTGGCACCCCCGCCCCAGGTCACTACCCGCTCGGGTGGGTCGATGAAGCCGTGCTCCTCCCACTCTGAGACGGACGACACAGACGTCGCGGGTGATCGGCTGACGAAAGCCAACTCCGGGCGTCGCGGATCCGAGGAGTGGGAACGATGACGTCTGACACCGACGGGGCCGGCCGGAGCACGAACGGTCAGGTGACCGAGGAGCTCGATGCCGTGGTGCTGGGAGCCGGCGTGGCCGGCCTGTACCAACTCCATCAGCTGCGTGAGCAGGGCCTGCGCGTGAAGGCGTTCGACGCCGCAGGCGACGTGGGCGGCACCTGGTGGTGGAACCGCTACCCGGGCGCTCGGTTCGACTCCGAGGGCTACATCTACCAGTACCTGTTCGACGAGAAGCTCTACAAGGACTGGAGCTGGAGCCAGAAGTTCCCAGGCCAGCCTGAGATCGAGCAGTGGATGCACTACATCACCGATCGGCTCGACCTCCGTAAGGACATCACGTTCGGCACGAAGATCACTGCCGCCCACTTCGACGAGGAACGCGGCCGATGGACGGTGCACACCGACCGGGGCGACGTCGTCGACACCCAGTTCTTCATCTCGTGTGCCGGCATGCTCTCGGCGCCGCTCAAGAACATCGAGGGCACCGACTCCTTCAGCGGCGAGCTCGCGTTCAGCTCGTCCTACCCTGCCGAGGGTCTCGACTTGGCCGGCAAGCGGGTCGGCGTGGTCGGCGTCGGCGCCACCGGCATCCAGATCATCCAGACCATCGCTTCCGAGGTCGGGCATCTGACCGTGTTCGCCCGTGGTCCGCAGTATGTGCTTCCGATGAAGAACCCGACCTACACGAAGGATGATCAGGACTGGTACAAGAGCCGCTTCGAGGAGCTGCGCTCGACGATCCCGCACACGTTCACCGGTTTCGAGTACGACTTCGAGCACACCTGGGCGAACTGCACACCGCAGCAGCGCCAGGACATCCTGGAAGAGATCTACCAGGACGGGTCGCTGAAGCTGTGGCTGGCCGGGTTCGGCGAGATCTTCTTCACCGAGGAGGTCAGCGAGGCCGTCTCTGAGTTCGTCCGCGCCAAGATGCGGGACCGCTTGAAGGACCAGCATCTGATCGACACCCTGGTCCCGACCGACTACGGGTTCGGCACGCACCGGGTGCCGCTGGAGAACGGCTACCTGGAGGTCTACCACCAGGAAAACGTCGATCTGGTCAACGTGCGGGACAACCCGATCGCGCAGATCCGACCGGAGGGCATCGAGCTGTCGGACGGCACCGTCGTCGACCTCGACGTGATCATCCTGGCGACCGGGTTCGACGCCGGCACCGGCGCGCTGACCCGCATCGACATCCGCGGCCGCGAGGGGCGCTCGCTCGCCGACGAGTGGGGCCGCGACATCCGCACCACCATGGGACTGGCCAAGCACGGCTACCCCAACCTGCTCACCACCGCGGCCCCGCTCGCCCCGTCGGCGGCTCTGTGCAACATGACCACCTGCCTGCAGCAGCAGACCGAGTGGATCTCCGGCGCGATCAAGGATCTGAAGGCGGACGGCAAGACGACCATCGAACCGACCGCCGAGGGCGAGGACGCCTGGGTCGCCCACCACGAGGAACTGGTCAACGCCACCCTCGTGCCGAAGACGACCTCCTGGTACCTGGGCTCGAACGTGCCGGGCAAGCCGCGCCGGCTGCTGTCCTACATCGGCGGTGTCGGCACCTACCGACAGAAGTGCGACGACGAGGCCGCCAACGGCTACCCGACGTTCACGCGGACCTGACCAGATCCCCCTCACACTGAGAGAGAGCGGGCGGCTGGACTTCGACGCCCCCGTCGCGCAGTTCTGCCCGGAGTTCGCCGATCTTCAGGTGTTCGACGGGTTCGACGGCGACACCCCGCGGCTGCGTGCGCCGCGGACCCAGGCCACGGTCCGCAACCTGGTCACACACACCTCGGGTCTGGGCTACTGCCCCGGGCGGGCGAAAGGCCGGGACCGGCGCCTGGGCAGGCCTGTTCAACACGCACTTCTGGGTAGACCGCACCAGCGGTATCTGCGCGTCGATCTACACCAACTCGCTGCCGTTCGTCACACCGGAGGCGTTCGCGCTCTACGGCGAGTTCGAGCAGGCCCTCTACGCCTCGTTGTGAGGGCCTCCTCGTGAGCAGTGACCCGGGCCGGGCAACTAGGCCCGGGTCAGCCCAGCAGGCCCTGTCGGCGAGCCACCGACACGGCCTCGGTGCGGTTGCCGGCGCCGAGCTTGCTGTAGATGTTCTTGAGGTACCACTTCACCGTGTTCACGGTGACTCCGATCGCAGAGGCGATCTGCTGGTTGCCGCGACCGAGGTCGAGCATCTGCAGGATCTCGCGTTCCCGCCCAGTCAAATCCGCCGGCGAGGGAGCATCGTCCCGGTCCGCGACGGCGAGCACCGCTTCGAGTTGCTCGACGGCTGGCAGGGTGTCCGCCGAGGCCCCCTCACGCGCTCGAGCGGTGACTCGTTCGAGCACGGCTCGGACCTCCGGCCCACCTTCGCGCACGAGCTGGGGCGTCCCCCTGGCCACCACGCGGTCCAGGACGCCGGCGAGGGTGCGCTCGGCGGCCATGAACCGCGACGCCCGCTCCCGGATGCCGGCGAGCTGGACCGACATTTCGACCGCCGTCCGCAACTGGCCCCACCGCCGGGCCTCCACGATCAGGTCTTGGACCAGCGCGATCGCCCGCTCATGATCACCCTCGGCCGAGTGCACCGCGGCCAGCGACGAGGTACGGAGCTGGTCGATCCGGGTTCCGATGCCGCCGTGCCGGACGGATCCTTCCGGCAGATCCCTGGCCACTCGCCGAGCCTCCCGGATCCGGCCGCGCGCCAGGAGCTGGGATATCCGCTCCGCACCGACCGCGGTGCGTAACCGCGTCAGCCCGAGACGGTCGGCGACCTGCGCACCCTCGAGGAGCAGCTCGGCCGCCTCGTCCGCGGCGCCGCGACCGGCCTTGATCCGGGCGAGCAGAGCGAAGCTGGCGATCATGAAGTCGACGACCCCGCTCTCTGCGCCGCTTCCCCGCTCTCCGCCAGCAGCCGCTCCGCCTCGTCGAGCTGGCCACGCACATAGTGCAGCTCGCCGAGCAGTGCACCGGCCAGCTGCGCGGCGTGCGACCGCCGCCCGGCCGACTCCCGGGCCAGTACGACCGCACCCTGCAGGTGCGCTTCCGCACCGGTCGTGTCGAGTTGCGACAGTGCGGCCATACCGGCGAAGCAGCGCCCATAGACACCGGCGAACGGACCGGTCGTGCGGTCGTGGAAGCGACGCGCCCACTGCTGTCGCTCCCGCGCCGCCGCAAACCGCATCGCGTGGATGTCGCAGAACGACTGGATGTTCGCCGCGACAGCCACAACCCACGGCCGGTAGCTCTGCGAGCGGTCCAGGCTCATGCGGACCAGCCCCTCGGCCCGGTCGGTGCGGTCGCCGTAGATGTCGATGCACGCCTGAACGACGTCGGCCTCGCTGCGCATCTCACCGTGCTCGTCGTGACAATCCTCGTCGTCGCGGTGCCCGTCACCTCCGGGCAGCACCGAGCGCAGGACGTCGAGGGACGACTGCGCCGCCTCGGGGCGCTGCAGCAGGCAGTTCGCCCACGACACCGCCATCAGCAGCGCGGGGCGGTCGTCGGCGGCCGTAGCCGGCAACCGTCCGAGCAGGCCCAGGAGGCTGACCATCCGACTGTGCTCGACCAGCGGCATCGCGTGCTGCTCGACGAGATCGGTGGCCCGTTCGACATCACCACCGGCCAACGCGTGGTCGACGGCCTCGGACACCAGGTCGTGCTCGGCGAACCACACTGACGCCCTGGCGTGCAGTCCCGCCGCTCGGCCGGGATGGTCGCGCTCCAGCCGCCGCCGCAGGTAGTCGGCGAACAGGTGGTGATAGCGGAACCACTCCCGCTCGCCGTCCAGCGGGCGCAGGAACAGGTCCCGGCTCTCCAGCTCCTCCAACATCGCCTGCCCGTCGCCGCGCTCAGCGAGCACGCCGGCGAGATCCCCGCAGAGGCGATCGCACACCGAGGTCGCGAGCAGGAAGTCCAGGACGTCAGGCGCGAGCGCATCGAGCACGTTCTCCGCGAGGTACTCCCCGACCGAATGGTGCCGTCCTGAGAAGCCGCTGATCAGCGCGTTCGGGTCGTCGCTGTCCCGCAACGACAACGACACCAGCTGCAGGGCGGCGACCCAGCCGTCGGTGCCTTCGGACAGTCGCGCGACATCGGCACCGTCGAGCCGCAGGCCATTCAGCTCGACCAGGAACTCCCTGGCCTCGTCCAGGTCGAAGCGCAGCACGTCGGCGTCGATCTCCACCAGCTGATTCCGCACCCGCAACCGGCTCAACGGCAGTTGCGGGCGACGACGGCTGGTCAGCACGATCGACAGGTTCGGCGGCGCGAAGTCCAGCAGGTGTACCAACGCCCGTCGCACCGCGGCGTCCTCGACGACGTGCCAGTCGTCGAAGGCCAGCACGAATCCGCCCTGGTGCTCACCGATGAGCTCGAGCAGGACCGACAGCGTGTAGCCCTGCATGTCCTCGGAACCCTGCTCGATCAGCTCGACCAGATCGTCGATCGCCTCCGCGGCGCCCGGGAGCACCCGCCGTACCGCCTCCAGTAGGTGTGTCAGGAACCAGTGCGGGGCGTTGTCGTCGCGATGCAGCCCCAGCCACGCGACCGACGCGCCGGCGTTCTGCAGGACCTCCAGCCACTGGACCGCCAAGGTGGTCTTGCCGTAGCCCGCCGGGGCGTGGATCACCGTCAGCTGCCGCCCGGCGCTGCCACGCAGCCCGTCCAGCAACCGCCGCCGCTCGATCACGTTGCGGACGTGGGTCGGAGCCCGGAATCGGGCCGACGGGGTGCGGGGACGCCCCGCGGCGAGAAGGGCGCCCGGACCTGTGGCTTGGTCGTCGTCATCGACTGCCCTCCTCGCCGACGGCCCCGTCAGCGCGACCCTCATCACCGGCCCCGACTACGCGGTAGCCGACGCGGGAACCCCTCAGCGGACGAACTCGCTCACGAACGCCAGCCAGGTGACCCCGACCACAGTGTCCGCCCCGTCGAGCCGGTTGCCCACCCGAATGGGTAGTCGAGAGCACTGAGCTTTTTCCGACCTGGCCGGATCGGCGGACGATCGGA is a window of Pseudonocardia sp. T1-2H DNA encoding:
- a CDS encoding YybH family protein, translating into MPEYEKAMQPDDITRLFVERSNAGDAAGVAALYEQDAVMAYPPGATTVGREAIRALWEKVLANGPHFEPEQPLPTLISGEIALTSTPPKDGSGARAQVVRRQPDGSWPRLLDQPEFVTPTR
- a CDS encoding carboxymuconolactone decarboxylase family protein → MDARLNFFADPTAGKVLKHFLSTGRIVKDSPLPAATQELVALRVSQINGCAVCIDMHTKEAAAAGEAPVRLNLVAAWREATVFTEAERAALELAEEGTRVADAGTGVTDEVWAYAGKHYDEEQLTALVIVVSFMNAVNRLNIISRQPAGDYEPGQFH
- a CDS encoding RNA polymerase sigma-70 factor — protein: MGKAEEFEELRPLLFSIAYRVLGSVGEAEDAVQETWLRFDGSATRPTSTKAFLSATVTRISIDVLRSARVRREAYVGSWLPEPLLSDPYQDPARSAELADSVSMAALLLLERLSPLERAVFVLREVFAFGFDEVAAAVGRSESACRQLLVRARRHMEAGRPRFEADRQERQGLADRFFDALKDGDVGGLQDLLAADVQLVGDGGGRAPQLARAVAGAENVARVLGTVFPWLIRIDVSFEPQEVNGQPGAIFRDRDGKVLYALALDVLDGKIQTIRGVINPDKLGHIGPVADAWAVDREVKRTRRQPH
- a CDS encoding cyclase family protein yields the protein MTAGRPVPTQDDVLGYFDTLSNWGRWDDDDELGTLNHITDDVRLAAARAVRHGRSVSCAWEVAVPEDMERSTTTCPCAADMPGAEDMPVPGFRADRRWGFSSERLGITFHGNTLTHVDSPCHIFWDGTMYNGRSHSLVDAATGSAWAAVTAAANGIITRGVLLDIARVRDVPWLEPGQGVFPDDLEEAERRQGVRVRSGDAVLLRTGYGRVRHEAGEASGFTQAGWHASCLPWLHEREVALIGADTPQDVQPSGYEDVLMPVHAVSLVAMGLWLLDNCDLEVCATTAAELGQWDFHLAVAPVRFAGTSGSPVNPIATF
- a CDS encoding flavin-containing monooxygenase; translated protein: MTSDTDGAGRSTNGQVTEELDAVVLGAGVAGLYQLHQLREQGLRVKAFDAAGDVGGTWWWNRYPGARFDSEGYIYQYLFDEKLYKDWSWSQKFPGQPEIEQWMHYITDRLDLRKDITFGTKITAAHFDEERGRWTVHTDRGDVVDTQFFISCAGMLSAPLKNIEGTDSFSGELAFSSSYPAEGLDLAGKRVGVVGVGATGIQIIQTIASEVGHLTVFARGPQYVLPMKNPTYTKDDQDWYKSRFEELRSTIPHTFTGFEYDFEHTWANCTPQQRQDILEEIYQDGSLKLWLAGFGEIFFTEEVSEAVSEFVRAKMRDRLKDQHLIDTLVPTDYGFGTHRVPLENGYLEVYHQENVDLVNVRDNPIAQIRPEGIELSDGTVVDLDVIILATGFDAGTGALTRIDIRGREGRSLADEWGRDIRTTMGLAKHGYPNLLTTAAPLAPSAALCNMTTCLQQQTEWISGAIKDLKADGKTTIEPTAEGEDAWVAHHEELVNATLVPKTTSWYLGSNVPGKPRRLLSYIGGVGTYRQKCDDEAANGYPTFTRT
- a CDS encoding serine hydrolase — encoded protein: MSAPTDRSATTRPPTATRRSRGPDQIPLTLRESGRLDFDAPVAQFCPEFADLQVFDGFDGDTPRLRAPRTQATVRNLVTHTSGLGYCPGRAKGRDRRLGRPVQHALLGRPHQRYLRVDLHQLAAVRHTGGVRALRRVRAGPLRLVVRASS
- a CDS encoding LuxR C-terminal-related transcriptional regulator, producing the protein MIASFALLARIKAGRGAADEAAELLLEGAQVADRLGLTRLRTAVGAERISQLLARGRIREARRVARDLPEGSVRHGGIGTRIDQLRTSSLAAVHSAEGDHERAIALVQDLIVEARRWGQLRTAVEMSVQLAGIRERASRFMAAERTLAGVLDRVVARGTPQLVREGGPEVRAVLERVTARAREGASADTLPAVEQLEAVLAVADRDDAPSPADLTGREREILQMLDLGRGNQQIASAIGVTVNTVKWYLKNIYSKLGAGNRTEAVSVARRQGLLG